From Arachis stenosperma cultivar V10309 chromosome 2, arast.V10309.gnm1.PFL2, whole genome shotgun sequence, one genomic window encodes:
- the LOC130961781 gene encoding putative disease resistance protein At3g14460 — protein MPEALVVGALVNGLANVVLDRLISSEFLNLVVGKKLDRKLVEKLKTAILAAKALAADAEKKQFGNELFREWLHSLKDALYTADDLLDRVFIKAEIRNKVRIRLPHFLDLSGRKMVTKIEEVVERIEDLERRKDTLGLREIQTGSSSWRPPSTSLVKGNVFGRDGDQQALIKMLNDNNHHNLSVISILGMGGVGKTTLAQWLYNNKDLMDGVDLKAWICVSENFDVVETTKNVIKGISSGVCGLDGFDLLQQDLKEKLSEKKFFIVLDDVWSEDADKWNSFITPFQHGRKGSTILLTTRMVNVGQIVQHYNSYTLNQLSDDYCWSIFADNASFPESNGSSELEGIGRKIIERCDGLPLAAETLGRLLRSERRVEEWNHILSSDIWEFSVANCKIVPALLLSYHHLPTHLKCCFVYCSLYPKDYLFYKDELILLWMAEDLLRPPKKGETLEEVGCECFDGLVSRLFFKQVENKFGKYFVMHDLMHDLATFLAGDLYCKFGEKEAMSILTRHLLYNHSIPKKTRSSSKIESLRTLLYINDWSYYEKAPATLPCDILSKNKYFRVLSFGRLKIFPDSIAKKLIQLRYLDLSWSDVKILPESLCNLCNLQTLKLEGCSKLTMLPNGMYNLVSLRHLNIKGTPLKEMPKGMGKLKQLHVLSKFVVGKQEDKRIEELGGLLSLHGSLEIEKLENVVDGNEARSARIIDKKHIEELLLKWSVSSGDDTHTDEQDILGGLQPHTGLKELTIERYKGKIFPDWIGHSLYQNMTSVSLKSCKNCYMLPSLGQLASLKSLHIERFDELKSIGKEFYKNEGDQHSSSPIVPFRSLETLKFYEMSCWKEWHLPESEAFPQLKRLQIKECPMLKGDMVNQVLMRIVSSSSDVSKVRQLEIREHHRVWDKEMTLNGDRLSISGFESVVECALKARIIHHLTSLQEIQISRCESVVSLGDTCLPKSLQKLQMYRCGQIELLQQQQKYDLVDLRITESCDSLTSLSLDAFPNLQNLEIKGCWNLESVSMSEPPHAALQRLSIYLCPNFVSFPEEGLATPNLTHLDVSRCSKLEALPRGMNTLLPNLQYLDIRDCPNICRLLEGSLPANLKELRVGECEEKVSGLSWMGNLDNLTHLIISSLWSRSMIESYPAVGWLPGLPSLTTLYIEYFDNLETLECNELLRLTSLQQLHISYCKKLKNMEGEKLPPSLLLLKIYNCGLLGKHCKNKHQQIWSKISHIPTIQVDGKQIF, from the coding sequence ATGCCTGAAGCACTTGTGGTTGGAGCTTTAGTTAATGGCTTGGCCAACGTTGTTCTTGACAGGCTCATTTCATCTGAGTTTCTCAACTTGGTGGTGGGCAAGAAGCTGGATCGGAAGTTGGTTGAGAAGCTGAAGACTGCTATCTTGGCGGCCAAAGCTCTGGCTGCTGACGCTGAGAAGAAGCAGTTTGGAAACGAACTTTTCAGGGAGTGGCTTCATAGTCTCAAAGATGCTCTCTACACTGCTGATGACTTGCTGGACCGTGTCTTCATCAAAGCTGAAATTCGCAACAAGGTACGCATTCGTCTTCCTCACTTCCTTGATCTGTCTGGTAGGAAGATGGTGACTAAGATAGAAGAGGTGGTTGAAAGAATAGAAGATCTTGAGAGACGCAAAGATACCCTTGGTCTGAGAGAGATTCAAACAGGAAGCTCTTCATGGAGACCTCCATCCACTTCTCTTGTGAAGGGGAATGTGTTCGGCAGGGATGGTGACCAACAGGCACTAATCAAGATGCTCAATGACAACAATCATCATAACTTGTCCGTCATCTCTATTCTTGGTATGGGTGGTGTTGGTAAAACTACTTTAGCGCAATGGCTGTACAACAATAAGGATTTGATGGATGGGGTTGATCTGAAAGCATGGATTTGTGTTTCTGAAAATTTTGATGTTGTTGAGACTACAAAGAATGTTATAAAGGGGATCTCTTCAGGTGTTTGTGGTCTTGACGGCTTTGATTTACTTCAACAAGATTTGAAGGAAAAACTGTCGGAAAAGAAGTTCTTCATTGTTTTGGACGATGTTTGGAGTGAAGATGCTGACAAATGGAATAGTTTTATCACCCCTTTTCAACATGGGAGAAAGGGAAGCACTATTCTTCTAACTACCCGCATGGTAAATGTTGGTCAGATAGTCCAACACTATAACTCTTACACCCTCAATCAACTGTCAGATGATTATTGTTGGTCTATTTTTGCGGACAATGCATCCTTTCCTGAATCAAATGGGAGCTCCGAACTGGAAGGAATAGGTAGAAAGATTATCGAGAGGTGTGATGGCTTGCCGTTAGCTGCAGAAACACTTGGTCGCCTGTTGCGCTCAGAGCGTCGTGTTGAAGAATGGAATCATATACTATCGAGTGACATTTGGGAATTTTCTGTGGCAAATTGCAAGATCGTTCCGGCATTGTTATTAAGTTACCATCATCTGCCTACTCATTTAAAATGTTGCTTTGTTTATTGTTCATTGTATCCCAAAGATTATCTATTTTATAAAGATGAATTAATCTTGCTGTGGATGGCTGAAGATCTTTTACGACCACCAAAGAAGGGAGAGACTCTAGAAGAAGTTGGTTGCGAGTGTTTCGATGGCTTGGTTTCAAGACTATTCTTCAAGCAGGTCGAGAACAAGTTCGGGAAGTATTTTGTGATGCATGATCTCATGCATGACTTGGCAACTTTTCTTGCTGGAGATCTTTATTGTAAATTTGGTGAAAAAGAAGCGATGAGTATTCTAACTCGTCATTTGTTatacaatcattcaatccctaaGAAAACACGCTCCTCTAGTAAAATAGAATCTTTGAGGACATTATTGTATATCAATGATTGGTCTTATTACGAGAAAGCACCCGCAACGTTACCATGTGACATATTGTCAAAGAATAAATACTTTAGAGTTTTGTCCTTTGGTAGACTCAAAATATTTCCTGATTCAATAGCTAAAAAATTGATCCAATTGCGCTATTTGGATCTCTCCTGGAGTGATGTTAAGATATTGCCCGAGTCATTATGCAACTTGTGCAATCTACAAACTTTAAAGTTAGAAGGCTGTTCAAAGCTGACTATGCTGCCCAATGGCATGTATAATCTTGTGAGTTTGCGGCATCTTAATATAAAGGGTACTCCTTTGAAAGAAATGCCAAAAGGAATGGGCAAATTAAAACAGTTGCACGTTTTAAGCAAGTTTGTGGTGGGAAAGCAAGAAGACAAAAGAATCGAAGAGTTAGGAGGGCTTTTAAGTCTTCATGGATCACTTGAGATTGAGAAATTGGAGAATGTGGTTGATGGCAATGAGGCAAGGAGTGCAAGGATAATAGATAAGAAGCACATTGAGGAGTTATTGTTGAAATGGTCTGTGTCTTCAGGTGATGACACACATACTGATGAACAAGATATACTTGGAGGCTTGCAACCACACACTGGCTTGAAAGAGTTAACTATTGAAAGATACAAAGGTAAAATATTTCCAGATTGGATTGGGCATTCCCTGTACCAAAACATGACAAGTGTATCTCTCAAGTCTTGCAAGAATTGCTACATGCTGCCTTCACTTGGACAGCTGGCATCTCTAAAGTCCCTCCACATTGAAAGGTTTGATGAGCTGAAGAGCATTGGCAAGGAGTTTTACAAGAATGAAGGCGATCAGCATTCTTCTTCGCCTATTGTACCGTTTCGCTCTCTGGAGACATTGAAATTTTACGAGATGTCATGTTGGAAGGAGTGGCACTTACCTGAGTCAGAAGCCTTTCCTCAGCTTAAGAGGCTTCAAATAAAAGAGTGTCCAATGTTAAAGGGAGATATGGTTAATCAGGTATTAATGAGAATTGTTTCTTCCTCATCGGATGTTTCCAAAGTGCGCCAACTGGAAATACGAGAACATCATCGAGTATGGGATAAAGAGATGACACTCAATGGGGATAGGTTATCAATTAGTGGATTTGAATCTGTGGTGGAGTGTGCACTTAAGGCAAGGATCATCCACCATCTAACTTCCCTCCAAGAAATACAAATCTCGCGGTGTGAGTCTGTTGTATCCTTGGGGGACACTTGTTTACCCAAATCTTTGCAAAAGCTCCAAATGTATAGGTGCGGCCAAATTGAATTACTCCAGCAACAACAGAAATATGATTTGGTAGATCTACGGATAACAGAGAGCTGTGATTCACTGACCTCATTGTCGTTGGATGCCTTTCCCAATCTCCAGAATCTCGAGATAAAAGGGTGTTGGAATCTGGAATCAGTTTCAATGTCAGAGCCACCACACGCTGCTCTTCAACGTCTCTCCATCTATTTGTGCCCCAACTTTGTGTCATTTCCGGAAGAAGGACTGGCTACGCCCAACTTGACTCATCTCGATGTTAGCAGGTGCTCGAAGTTGGAGGCATTGCCACGTGGCATGAATACTCTTCTCCCAAATTTACAGTATCTTGACATACGAGATTGCCCAAACATTTGTAGGTTGCTAGAGGGAAGTTTGCCGGCTAACCTGAAAGAGCTTAGGGTAGGAGAATGCGAGGAAAAAGTGAGTGGTCTATCATGGATGGGCAACTTGGACAACCTCACTCATCTCATCATTTCTAGTTTATGGTCTCGGAGCATGATAGAGTCATACCCAGCGGTGGGTTGGCTGCCTGGCCTTCCCTCCCTTACCACTCTTTATATTGAATACTTTGATAATCTGGAGACATTGGAGTGCAACGAGCTTCTCCGCCTCACCTCCCTCCAACAACTACACATTTCATACTGTAAGAAGCTGAAGAATATGGAAGGAGAAAAGCTGCCTCCCTCTCTCTTACTACTCAAAATTTACAACTGTGGTTTGCTGGGCAAACACTGCAAGAACAAGCATCAACAAATTTGGTCCAAAATTTCCCACATTCCCACCATTCAAGTCGATGGCAAGCAAATTTTCTGA